In Hydrogenovibrio marinus, a single genomic region encodes these proteins:
- the dauA gene encoding C4-dicarboxylic acid transporter DauA produces the protein MLQNWFPNLQSFWQSLLHPSDLKPNVLAGLTVGIIALPLSMALAIAIDVPPQHGLYTAMIGGVVIALFGGSKINISGPTAAFVVVLLPIVYQYGLGGLLLSGLMAGILLIIMGLTNMGRLIEVVPYPVTVGFTSGIAVVIATLQIKDLLGLPLPTLTGHFIENAGTILQSLPQFHWQEALIGLLTLVTFILWSKQKSYIPPHLIALLVGTLTALALPYFLPAFQVETIGSRFHYLMDGVSGQGIPPFLPELSLPWNQPGADGKPLHLSFELIHDLLGPAITIALLGSIESLLCAVVADGMTGTKHQPNKELIGQGIGNIVVPFFGGIPATAAIARTAASIRSGASSPLASVVHALFVLGAIVFFAPVLSHIPMAALAALLIMVAWNMSEAKHFIRILKIAPRADVAVLLTCFSITVLFDMVMAVSIGMGLAALLFISRSIQLTEVKKWEHQSEHPHLKNLPKEVLVYDINGPLFFGSAQKALHSMATVNPDTKVLILDMSDVSMLDMSAIMVLETIYSRLQAQKIAIIINQCNERLILKLQKAGIHKQTGRVDFSKNLEEAIEIAKNSMLNPKLE, from the coding sequence ATGTTGCAAAACTGGTTCCCGAACTTACAGAGTTTTTGGCAAAGCCTTCTTCACCCTTCTGACCTGAAACCCAATGTTTTGGCAGGCTTGACTGTCGGTATCATCGCATTGCCTTTGTCGATGGCACTGGCGATTGCCATTGACGTGCCGCCACAGCATGGTCTTTACACCGCGATGATTGGCGGGGTGGTCATTGCCCTTTTCGGCGGTTCCAAAATCAATATTTCCGGGCCGACGGCAGCCTTTGTCGTGGTCTTACTGCCGATCGTTTACCAATATGGATTGGGCGGTTTGCTGTTAAGTGGACTGATGGCGGGAATACTGCTCATCATCATGGGGCTGACCAATATGGGTCGCCTGATTGAAGTAGTACCGTATCCTGTTACCGTCGGCTTCACCTCTGGGATTGCAGTGGTGATTGCAACCTTACAAATCAAAGATCTGCTTGGCTTGCCATTGCCGACACTAACCGGGCACTTCATTGAAAATGCGGGAACCATTCTTCAGTCATTGCCACAATTTCATTGGCAAGAGGCGCTGATCGGGTTACTGACACTGGTGACCTTTATCCTGTGGAGCAAACAGAAATCTTACATCCCACCTCACCTGATTGCCTTATTGGTCGGCACCCTCACCGCATTGGCACTACCCTATTTTCTGCCTGCCTTTCAGGTCGAAACCATTGGGTCACGCTTTCACTACCTGATGGATGGTGTTTCCGGTCAAGGGATTCCCCCTTTTCTGCCGGAATTGTCCTTGCCTTGGAATCAACCCGGTGCTGACGGCAAACCCTTACATTTGTCTTTTGAGCTGATTCACGATTTACTGGGGCCAGCGATTACCATTGCGCTGTTGGGCTCGATTGAATCACTGCTCTGTGCTGTCGTTGCCGATGGCATGACCGGAACCAAACATCAACCCAACAAGGAGTTAATAGGCCAAGGCATCGGCAATATTGTGGTGCCGTTTTTCGGCGGCATTCCTGCAACCGCGGCCATTGCCCGTACTGCCGCCAGTATTCGCTCCGGTGCTAGCTCACCGTTGGCCTCGGTGGTGCATGCTTTATTTGTATTAGGTGCAATCGTCTTCTTTGCGCCGGTGTTATCGCACATCCCCATGGCAGCTTTGGCGGCACTGTTGATTATGGTGGCGTGGAACATGAGTGAGGCGAAACACTTTATCCGTATTTTGAAAATTGCACCGCGTGCTGATGTTGCCGTGTTGTTGACCTGTTTTTCTATCACCGTGTTGTTCGATATGGTCATGGCGGTCAGCATCGGCATGGGCTTGGCGGCACTGCTGTTTATCAGCCGCAGCATTCAGCTCACGGAAGTGAAAAAATGGGAACATCAATCCGAGCACCCGCATTTGAAAAATTTACCGAAAGAAGTGTTAGTCTATGACATCAACGGCCCATTATTTTTTGGTTCCGCTCAAAAGGCGTTACACAGTATGGCAACCGTCAACCCCGACACTAAGGTCCTCATATTGGATATGAGCGACGTGTCTATGCTTGATATGAGTGCGATAATGGTCTTAGAAACGATTTATTCAAGGTTGCAAGCTCAAAAAATCGCTATCATTATTAATCAATGTAATGAAAGACTGATTTTAAAATTACAAAAAGCCGGCATCCATAAACAAACGGGAAGGGTAGATTTCTCCAAAAACCTTGAAGAAGCCATCGAAATTGCCAAAAATAGTATGCTCAACCCGAAACTAGAATAG
- a CDS encoding patatin-like phospholipase family protein — protein sequence MSNNSPKKTISLVLGSGGARGLAHIGVIRWLEEHDFEITSISGCSMGSLIGGIYAMGKLDDFEEWVCAIRKMDMVALLDISWQKNGLVKGDKIINSLIDLVGNQLIEELPVHFTAVATDIQNQKEVWLRSGKLFDAIRASISLPLFFTPMRHNGIDLIDGGVLNPVPIAPTFGDATDLTIAANLNGDIQAPQPSTSENSSEPNPFYEKVHNFIRRFTETEAPTERSDWSIYDIANQAFDAMQTTISRQKLAAYPPDYLIEIASNACGTLEFDRAKEMIRLGYDMADEQLNKLITSRSK from the coding sequence ATGTCAAACAACTCTCCTAAAAAAACCATCTCTCTTGTCTTAGGCAGTGGCGGCGCTAGAGGCCTCGCACATATCGGTGTTATCCGCTGGCTAGAAGAACATGACTTCGAGATAACTTCCATTTCAGGGTGTTCCATGGGGTCACTGATCGGTGGCATTTACGCCATGGGAAAACTGGACGACTTTGAAGAATGGGTATGCGCCATCCGTAAAATGGATATGGTCGCTCTGTTGGATATTTCCTGGCAAAAAAACGGGCTGGTCAAAGGTGACAAAATTATCAACTCCTTGATTGATTTGGTCGGCAACCAGCTAATTGAAGAGTTGCCCGTCCATTTCACTGCCGTTGCGACGGATATTCAAAACCAAAAGGAAGTCTGGTTACGTTCAGGGAAACTGTTTGATGCCATCCGTGCATCCATCTCCCTGCCTTTGTTCTTCACCCCCATGCGCCACAATGGAATTGACCTGATTGATGGCGGTGTGCTAAACCCGGTTCCCATCGCGCCAACTTTTGGTGATGCCACGGATTTAACCATTGCCGCCAACCTGAATGGTGACATACAGGCACCTCAACCCAGCACATCAGAAAATTCATCTGAACCCAATCCCTTCTATGAAAAGGTCCACAATTTCATCCGTCGATTTACCGAGACCGAAGCACCAACCGAGCGCTCAGACTGGAGTATTTACGACATTGCCAACCAAGCATTTGATGCCATGCAAACAACAATTTCCCGCCAGAAACTGGCCGCTTATCCGCCGGACTATCTTATTGAGATTGCCAGCAATGCCTGCGGAACACTGGAGTTTGACCGAGCCAAAGAAATGATCAGATTAGGCTACGACATGGCAGATGAACAATTAAACAAACTAATTACCAGCCGCTCTAAATAA
- a CDS encoding cytochrome P460 family protein, which yields MKLHKMLNLKTMVFLGLSLSMQASFAQSTNKLPAPTVDGIEFPAGYQDWKLISVTNRDDNKTLRAVLGNDAAIKAIEEGKTNPWPDGAALGKIVWKKEKDPHWPTADVPGKFVHAEFMFKDSKKWADTHGWGWARWVGMEQKPFADAKGSAHASCIACHTPVKNQDWVFHKPALLPSRLP from the coding sequence ATGAAACTACACAAAATGTTAAACTTGAAAACAATGGTTTTTCTGGGACTGAGCCTGTCTATGCAAGCTTCTTTTGCCCAGTCTACCAACAAACTACCAGCGCCAACGGTGGATGGTATTGAATTTCCGGCTGGCTATCAGGATTGGAAATTAATTTCTGTTACCAACCGTGACGACAACAAAACGCTGCGAGCGGTGTTAGGAAATGATGCGGCTATTAAGGCGATTGAGGAAGGCAAGACCAACCCATGGCCTGATGGCGCTGCATTAGGCAAAATCGTTTGGAAAAAAGAGAAAGATCCACACTGGCCGACAGCAGATGTTCCTGGTAAGTTCGTTCATGCGGAGTTCATGTTCAAAGACAGCAAAAAATGGGCTGATACCCATGGCTGGGGGTGGGCCAGATGGGTTGGTATGGAGCAAAAGCCTTTTGCAGATGCCAAAGGATCCGCTCATGCCAGCTGCATCGCTTGCCATACGCCAGTGAAAAATCAGGACTGGGTGTTCCATAAACCAGCTCTTTTACCAAGCCGTTTGCCTTAA
- the zntB gene encoding zinc transporter ZntB, with product MAEQVVQETSETGLIHAFLMNGKGGGRLLSWEELQDWTPDQGKIWVHFDYTVTATRSWLESDSGLDQIIIDALLTEDTRPRTTNIDDGLLITLRGVNNNPGADPEDMVSIRIWAEADRIISTRKRKLLSVKDLLRQLERGKGPKDMAEFIVYLTDRLVWRMIDTVDQLEEQIDDIEDKALTENPSDLRHDLSVLRRQTIALRRYLSPERDALTKIMVEQVSWIQDIHRRKMREVGERLIQHIEDIDVVRERTSVMNEQLLSRLSEQLNQRMYVLSILSAIFLPLGFLTGLLGVNLGGIPGAQGNSAFWIFVGLLCLVVLGQVAVLRWKKWL from the coding sequence ATGGCCGAACAAGTCGTCCAGGAAACCAGTGAAACAGGATTAATTCATGCATTCTTGATGAACGGTAAAGGCGGTGGTCGGTTATTGAGCTGGGAAGAGCTTCAAGATTGGACACCCGACCAAGGGAAAATCTGGGTTCACTTTGACTACACAGTTACCGCTACCCGCAGCTGGCTGGAAAGCGACAGTGGACTAGATCAAATTATTATCGACGCACTCCTAACGGAAGACACTCGTCCCCGTACCACCAACATAGATGACGGCCTGTTGATTACGCTACGCGGTGTCAACAACAACCCCGGCGCCGACCCTGAAGACATGGTATCTATCCGTATCTGGGCGGAAGCCGATCGCATCATCTCTACTCGCAAACGCAAACTGCTATCCGTCAAAGACTTGTTGCGCCAACTGGAACGCGGCAAAGGACCAAAAGACATGGCGGAGTTCATCGTCTATCTGACAGACAGGCTGGTCTGGCGCATGATTGATACGGTAGATCAACTTGAAGAACAAATCGACGATATCGAAGACAAAGCCCTGACTGAAAACCCAAGTGATTTGCGCCATGACTTATCAGTGTTACGCCGTCAAACTATTGCCCTTCGCCGTTACTTGTCACCGGAACGCGATGCCTTGACTAAAATCATGGTGGAGCAGGTGAGTTGGATTCAGGATATCCACCGCAGAAAAATGCGCGAAGTCGGTGAGCGCCTGATACAGCACATTGAAGATATCGATGTGGTCAGAGAAAGAACCTCGGTAATGAACGAACAATTATTGAGCCGCTTGTCCGAACAGTTGAACCAGCGCATGTATGTGCTATCAATCTTATCTGCCATTTTCTTGCCTTTGGGGTTCCTGACCGGTTTATTGGGGGTCAACCTTGGCGGTATTCCTGGCGCTCAAGGCAACTCGGCCTTTTGGATCTTTGTCGGGCTCTTATGTTTGGTCGTCCTAGGCCAAGTGGCTGTCCTCAGGTGGAAAAAATGGTTATAG
- a CDS encoding sensor histidine kinase, translated as MFKSKISRQYSLWLVAIFSVMGISYLALSLALSSHYLKQVQIKINADVAQTLIQDNELVKQGKLNEPAIEDTFHRYMLLNPNLEIYLVDLSGNLLKYSANADKIKRNHIDIQPLQRFLKHPSEGLILGDDPRSFDGKSLFSVAYLPNAEHPEAYLYVVIQPHIAEEVDRRLQESILLKLSGWSFLTSLLLGLGLGGALFYFLNRRIALLSEKVKRFEQAPQHVIPPPEKLNDELDELALATSDMSVQLHDQLEHIQQADQQRRFMISSLSHDLRTPLTNLLGYMEQAKVDNSMDYLDTAFQNGLKLKNYLDRLFEYAKLDSNLIQLNAQYQSLSEFCETLLEQYQTLSPNADWWIDIHAGIEIAFDRELMESAIRNLLDNAMKYGDGWVSFGLYRLDDDITIRVCSAGNELHQVNRLLESKLAVGNAANHPAQNHTGFGLAIVRFIAEKHAGSLVYEHETNKNCFEIRLSKAS; from the coding sequence ATGTTTAAATCGAAAATCTCCAGACAATATAGCTTGTGGCTGGTCGCGATTTTTTCCGTGATGGGTATCAGTTATCTGGCGTTGAGCCTTGCCTTGTCCAGCCACTATTTGAAGCAGGTGCAAATTAAGATCAATGCGGATGTTGCCCAAACCTTGATACAAGACAACGAGTTGGTCAAGCAAGGTAAGCTCAACGAACCGGCGATTGAAGATACTTTCCATCGCTATATGCTGTTGAATCCGAATCTTGAGATTTATCTTGTCGATTTATCCGGAAACTTGCTTAAGTACTCAGCAAACGCCGATAAAATCAAGCGTAATCATATCGACATCCAGCCTTTGCAACGCTTTTTAAAGCATCCATCCGAAGGGCTGATTCTGGGTGACGATCCCAGAAGCTTTGATGGTAAAAGCCTCTTTTCGGTTGCCTATTTACCCAATGCCGAGCATCCTGAAGCTTATCTCTATGTGGTGATTCAGCCTCATATTGCCGAAGAGGTCGACAGACGGTTGCAAGAGAGCATCCTCCTTAAACTCAGTGGTTGGTCTTTCTTGACCAGTTTGCTGTTGGGCTTAGGATTGGGAGGCGCGTTGTTCTATTTTCTGAATCGTCGTATTGCCTTGCTGTCAGAAAAGGTAAAACGGTTTGAACAGGCGCCGCAGCACGTGATTCCGCCACCGGAGAAACTCAATGACGAATTGGATGAGTTGGCACTCGCCACTTCCGATATGTCAGTACAGTTGCATGATCAATTGGAACATATCCAACAGGCGGACCAACAACGGCGGTTTATGATTTCCAGCTTATCGCATGATTTGAGAACGCCCTTAACCAATTTGCTGGGTTATATGGAGCAGGCAAAAGTCGACAATTCGATGGATTATTTGGATACGGCTTTCCAAAATGGTTTGAAGTTGAAAAACTATCTGGATAGATTATTCGAGTACGCCAAACTGGATTCAAACTTAATTCAGTTGAATGCACAGTATCAGTCTCTCAGTGAGTTTTGTGAAACGTTACTTGAACAGTATCAAACGCTTTCCCCAAATGCTGATTGGTGGATAGATATCCATGCAGGCATTGAGATCGCATTTGATAGAGAGTTGATGGAAAGCGCTATCAGAAACCTGTTGGATAATGCGATGAAATATGGAGATGGTTGGGTCAGTTTTGGGCTTTATCGCCTTGATGACGATATCACCATCCGTGTATGCAGTGCCGGAAACGAATTACACCAAGTGAATCGGTTATTGGAAAGTAAACTGGCGGTTGGAAATGCTGCCAACCATCCTGCACAGAACCATACGGGCTTCGGGTTGGCGATTGTGCGCTTTATTGCCGAGAAGCATGCTGGCTCTCTTGTCTATGAGCATGAAACCAACAAGAACTGTTTTGAAATCCGCCTTAGCAAGGCATCGTAA
- a CDS encoding APC family permease: MTEPVRSVSLLGALAIGIGGMVGGGIFAVLGEAVSLAHGATAVAFLVAGAVALLTSYAYAKLSVTFQSQGGTVVFIDKAFRHNILSSSMNFMLWLSYLVTISLYAVAFSSYAQTFFPNEHSNLLNHFFITLAILLPTLINWISAAFVSRSETFIVLIKVFLLVVIIVTGASFVDPKALDPHQWKAPFSIFVAGMIIFVAYEGFELIANSAEEIKDPERNLPRAFYGSILFVILLYVLIAIITVGAVPEAQLMQAKDYALALAAKPAMGQLGFTLVAVAALLATFSAINATIYGNARLGYIIAKEGNLPKFLEKEKRNQPFMATVATSVLSLLLANSISLNEIAIIGSASFLLVFLMVNLSALKLYDQIQGNRWIFFIAGMSSLAALITLLIHTYETQKVAVLIFFAFVLLSVSFEVLYGRWVRGHFFYRSYPL, translated from the coding sequence ATGACCGAACCTGTCCGCAGTGTCAGCTTGCTTGGCGCACTTGCCATCGGTATCGGTGGCATGGTGGGGGGTGGTATTTTTGCCGTATTGGGTGAAGCGGTTTCTTTGGCACATGGCGCGACGGCGGTTGCCTTCCTGGTCGCTGGTGCAGTCGCCTTATTAACCTCTTATGCCTACGCCAAGCTATCGGTAACATTTCAAAGTCAGGGTGGAACAGTCGTTTTTATTGACAAGGCTTTCCGCCACAACATCCTATCAAGCAGTATGAATTTCATGCTATGGTTGAGTTATCTGGTAACGATTTCACTCTACGCCGTGGCTTTTTCCTCCTATGCCCAGACATTTTTTCCGAATGAACACTCCAATCTACTGAACCACTTTTTTATCACCTTGGCGATTCTTCTGCCCACGTTGATCAATTGGATCAGTGCGGCTTTCGTCAGTCGCTCAGAAACCTTCATTGTCCTCATCAAAGTGTTTTTACTGGTGGTTATTATCGTCACCGGTGCGAGTTTTGTTGACCCAAAAGCTCTCGATCCTCATCAGTGGAAAGCACCCTTTTCCATCTTTGTGGCGGGGATGATTATTTTCGTCGCCTATGAAGGATTTGAGTTGATTGCCAATTCCGCAGAAGAAATCAAAGACCCGGAGCGTAACTTGCCCCGCGCATTTTACGGCTCAATACTTTTCGTGATTTTGCTGTATGTGCTCATCGCCATCATCACCGTTGGCGCAGTACCCGAAGCACAACTGATGCAGGCAAAGGACTATGCGTTGGCATTGGCGGCGAAACCGGCAATGGGACAACTCGGCTTTACTTTGGTAGCAGTTGCTGCCCTGTTAGCGACTTTTTCCGCCATCAACGCCACCATATACGGCAATGCTCGCTTGGGTTACATCATCGCCAAAGAAGGCAATTTGCCGAAGTTCCTGGAGAAGGAAAAGCGTAACCAACCCTTTATGGCGACAGTCGCTACATCCGTACTCAGCTTGCTACTCGCCAATAGTATTTCTTTGAATGAAATCGCGATTATCGGCAGTGCAAGTTTCTTGCTGGTGTTTCTGATGGTCAATCTAAGTGCTTTAAAGCTCTATGACCAAATCCAAGGCAATCGCTGGATATTCTTCATTGCCGGTATGTCGAGCTTGGCGGCACTCATCACCTTACTGATACACACCTACGAAACCCAAAAAGTGGCAGTACTTATTTTCTTTGCTTTCGTCTTACTGTCCGTCAGTTTCGAAGTGCTATATGGCCGTTGGGTGAGAGGTCATTTCTTCTATCGTTCTTATCCCCTTTAG
- a CDS encoding response regulator transcription factor, translating to MSDLFKALIVEDDADIANLVRLQVGSLKGQATILDRLEQAKSYVESNVIDLLILDLSLPDGDGLEFCRYFRRQNHITPILMLTARSDEQDKVAGLELGADDYLSKPFGLEELKARIKALMRRSRTHNTLDTIVQVGCLKLDLQSHQAWLKDTLLELTTKEFDLLKLFAVSPNQVFTRHDLLAQIWGSDYFGFEHTISSHINRLRKKIEKNPAKPKILETVWGVGYRLNPVCLSETIEHV from the coding sequence ATGAGCGACCTATTCAAAGCTTTGATTGTAGAGGATGATGCAGACATCGCCAATCTGGTTCGTTTACAGGTAGGCAGCCTCAAAGGACAAGCCACGATATTGGATCGATTAGAGCAGGCGAAATCCTATGTTGAATCAAATGTTATCGATCTTCTTATTCTTGATTTGTCTCTTCCTGATGGAGATGGTCTTGAGTTTTGTCGTTATTTTCGCAGACAAAACCATATTACCCCTATTTTGATGCTGACGGCGCGTTCCGATGAGCAAGACAAGGTTGCGGGCTTGGAACTGGGAGCGGACGATTATTTGAGCAAACCTTTTGGGCTGGAAGAGCTCAAGGCACGTATTAAAGCTCTGATGAGACGTTCACGAACGCACAACACTCTGGACACGATTGTTCAGGTCGGCTGCCTCAAGCTGGATTTGCAATCTCACCAAGCCTGGCTGAAAGACACTTTATTGGAGTTGACCACTAAGGAGTTTGACCTGTTGAAGTTGTTCGCGGTGTCTCCAAACCAAGTTTTTACCCGACATGATTTGTTGGCGCAAATTTGGGGATCAGATTATTTCGGGTTTGAGCACACCATCAGCTCACACATTAATCGCTTGAGAAAGAAAATTGAGAAGAATCCCGCCAAACCCAAAATTTTAGAAACGGTTTGGGGGGTGGGCTACCGTTTGAATCCAGTTTGTTTATCCGAGACAATCGAACATGTTTAA
- a CDS encoding MFS transporter — MNTADSQQLNRLYDLIHGDEDTRACKDIPESACHDQPRNFFAYLTANSLGKIADELASAKLILPWLLGMLGAPAIFAGFLVPIREACVLLPQLMVAALVRNLPVRKGVWLLGAALSALALFGMAITAFYASGAMAGWAIIIALLVFSLARGLCSVSAKDVLGKTISKGKRGVLMGYSASFAGVITLGIGAIIEMLGENKGGNSQLLLASLLALGAVLWVVAYFSFNRIIEQPGATEGGKNALAAAIESFSLLKTDAPFRQYVIARTLFLSTALVPPFYVLVAQSYSEGALSGLGMLIIAGGLASSLSAPIWGKMSDKSSRKVMITAAGLSGLLGILLFAMVEEQSSWLTHPITHAGFFMAITLFHSGIRLGRKVYLVDLSNGENRAMYVALSNTLIGIFMLLAGGVGLLADIWSVQSVILLLSVIAIIGALWTWRLPEVSLTKN; from the coding sequence GTGAACACAGCGGATTCTCAACAACTTAACCGTCTTTATGACTTGATACACGGCGACGAAGACACACGTGCATGCAAAGACATACCGGAATCCGCCTGCCACGATCAACCCAGAAATTTCTTCGCTTACTTAACAGCCAACAGCCTTGGCAAAATCGCCGATGAACTCGCCAGTGCCAAATTGATTTTGCCTTGGCTTCTTGGCATGCTCGGCGCACCGGCGATTTTTGCGGGTTTTCTGGTACCGATACGTGAGGCGTGCGTATTACTGCCGCAACTCATGGTCGCCGCATTGGTGCGCAATCTCCCAGTACGAAAAGGGGTTTGGCTTCTCGGCGCAGCCTTGTCAGCACTGGCTTTGTTCGGCATGGCGATTACCGCGTTTTATGCCAGCGGTGCGATGGCGGGTTGGGCGATTATCATTGCATTGCTTGTTTTCAGTTTGGCAAGAGGGCTTTGCTCGGTTTCTGCTAAGGATGTCCTGGGCAAGACCATTTCAAAAGGCAAGCGTGGCGTATTGATGGGCTATAGTGCCAGCTTTGCGGGCGTGATTACCTTAGGTATCGGTGCCATTATCGAAATGCTCGGGGAAAATAAAGGTGGCAATTCGCAGCTTTTATTGGCAAGCCTTCTCGCATTGGGCGCAGTACTTTGGGTTGTTGCTTATTTCAGCTTTAACCGCATTATCGAACAACCCGGCGCCACCGAAGGTGGCAAGAATGCTCTGGCTGCCGCGATTGAAAGTTTCTCTTTACTGAAAACAGACGCGCCTTTTCGCCAATATGTCATTGCTCGAACACTATTCCTGAGTACCGCTTTGGTTCCACCATTTTATGTATTGGTTGCCCAGTCTTATAGTGAAGGTGCCTTAAGCGGTTTAGGGATGCTGATTATCGCTGGCGGTCTCGCCAGCAGTTTGAGCGCACCGATTTGGGGGAAAATGTCAGACAAATCCAGCCGCAAGGTCATGATCACTGCCGCCGGTTTATCGGGCTTATTAGGCATTTTATTGTTTGCGATGGTTGAAGAACAATCCTCCTGGCTGACGCATCCAATTACCCACGCCGGGTTCTTTATGGCAATCACCCTCTTTCACAGCGGCATCCGCTTGGGGCGCAAAGTTTACTTGGTGGATTTATCAAATGGTGAAAACCGTGCCATGTATGTTGCGTTGAGTAATACTCTTATCGGTATTTTCATGTTGCTGGCGGGTGGTGTCGGGTTGCTAGCAGATATTTGGTCGGTACAAAGCGTGATTTTACTATTGAGTGTTATCGCCATCATCGGCGCACTCTGGACTTGGCGATTGCCGGAAGTCAGCCTGACAAAAAATTAA
- a CDS encoding NADPH-dependent FMN reductase: protein MENLKILGLCGSLRKKSTNMGMLRYARAHVPEGMTIEIADLSHIPFYNEDIKDKPSSVEALFQQMSEADGFLFACPEYNYSIAPALKNALDWASREPSNLLLNDKPAAMMGAGGGMGTSRAQYHLRQVCVFLNLHLLNRPEVFCNAFANTFNEESELIDPKIQQLIEQQLIALKAFSQKWQVPKN, encoded by the coding sequence ATGGAAAACTTGAAGATTCTTGGTCTTTGCGGCAGTCTTCGCAAAAAATCCACTAACATGGGCATGCTTCGTTATGCTCGAGCGCATGTGCCGGAAGGCATGACCATCGAAATTGCCGATTTATCACATATTCCCTTTTATAACGAAGATATCAAAGATAAACCCAGCTCGGTGGAAGCTCTCTTTCAACAAATGTCTGAAGCAGACGGCTTTTTGTTTGCCTGCCCGGAATACAATTACTCCATCGCCCCGGCATTGAAAAATGCATTAGACTGGGCATCCAGAGAGCCGAGCAACCTCTTGCTCAACGACAAACCTGCGGCGATGATGGGCGCTGGCGGCGGCATGGGTACCTCGCGTGCACAATACCATCTGCGCCAAGTCTGCGTATTTTTGAACCTGCACCTGCTGAATCGTCCAGAGGTGTTTTGCAATGCTTTCGCCAACACTTTCAATGAGGAAAGCGAGTTGATTGACCCGAAAATTCAACAATTGATTGAGCAACAGTTGATAGCACTGAAAGCCTTCTCTCAGAAATGGCAGGTTCCGAAAAACTAA
- a CDS encoding MarC family protein gives MLESISLHLFTVFMGFFAIMNPIANTPIFLSLTSQDNTKTTKRIALRALLLAFVIVVAFSVLGKVIFDLFGITLPAFQITGGFIVLLIGYHMLQGNASSVHQLNEEDSQEAIDAKLSVAISPLAMPLLAGPGTIATAMNFSAGGSLFEMVTTILAFAVLCVITYFIFIFGERFVTFIGAGALGVITRMMGLILAVIGVQMLIEGIHGAFPLHVS, from the coding sequence GTGTTAGAATCCATCTCATTACATTTATTCACCGTTTTTATGGGTTTCTTCGCCATCATGAACCCCATTGCAAACACACCCATTTTTCTCAGCTTAACATCGCAAGACAACACCAAAACCACCAAGCGCATCGCCTTGCGCGCATTGCTGCTGGCATTCGTGATTGTGGTAGCCTTTTCGGTGCTGGGGAAGGTGATTTTCGATTTATTCGGCATTACTTTACCTGCCTTCCAAATCACAGGTGGCTTTATTGTGTTGTTGATTGGCTATCACATGCTACAGGGGAATGCCTCCAGCGTTCACCAACTGAATGAAGAAGACAGCCAAGAGGCGATAGATGCCAAATTGAGTGTGGCGATTTCTCCGCTTGCCATGCCATTGCTGGCTGGGCCGGGGACCATAGCAACAGCCATGAATTTTTCCGCTGGCGGTAGTCTGTTTGAAATGGTGACCACCATTCTTGCGTTTGCAGTGCTGTGTGTCATCACCTATTTCATCTTCATTTTCGGTGAGCGTTTTGTCACCTTTATCGGTGCAGGGGCTTTGGGTGTCATTACACGAATGATGGGATTGATTCTAGCGGTCATTGGCGTGCAAATGCTGATTGAAGGCATCCATGGTGCCTTTCCATTACACGTTAGCTAG